The following are encoded together in the Brassica napus cultivar Da-Ae chromosome A9, Da-Ae, whole genome shotgun sequence genome:
- the LOC106367419 gene encoding heme oxygenase 1, chloroplastic-like → MAYLAPISPSLSIFKNPQLTSFHFAFSPPKPLLARPGNQNLRMSTNKTSVVIAATTAPAASEKQKKRYPGESKGFVEEMRFVAMKLHTKEQAKEGEKETKSPEERPVAKWEPTVDGYLRFLVDSKFVYDTLEELQATSPTYAEFKNTGLERSEKLAIDLEWFKEQGYEIPEPTAPGKTYSQYLKDLAEKDPQAFICHFYNIYFAHSAGGRMIGRKVAERILEGRELEFYKWDGELSQLLQNVREKLNKVAQEWTREEKNHCLEETDKSFKYSGEILRLILS, encoded by the exons ATGGCTTATCTAGCTCCGATCTCTCCATCCCTAAGCATCTTCAAGAACCCACAACTTACCAGCTTCCACTTCGCTTTTTCCCCACCAAAGCCACTTCTCGCTCGCCCTGGGAATCAGAATCTAAGGATGTCCACGAACAAGACGTCGGTGGTGATTGCAGCTACGACGGCGCCGGCAGCATCAGAGAAGCAGAAAAAGAGATATCCAGGAGAATCAAAAGGGTTTGTGGAGGAGATGAGGTTTGTGGCAATGAAACTTCACACGAAAGAGCAAGCCAAGGAAGGAGAGAAAGAGACCAAATCTCCTGAGGAGCGTCCTGTCGCTAAATGGGAACCCACTGTTGATGGTTACTTGAGGTTTTTGGTTGATAGTAAATTTGTTTATGACACTCTCGAAGAACTTCAAGCCACTTCCCCAACTT ATGCTGAATTCAAGAACACAGGATTGGAAAGATCAGAGAAATTAGCCATTGATTTGGAGTGGTTCAAGGAACAAGGTTACGAGATTCCAGAACCAACTGCTCCTGGTAAAACATACTCTCAGTATCTGAAGGATTTAGCAGAAAAGGATCCTCAAGCATTCATTTGTCACTTCTACAACATCTACTTTGCCCACAGTGCCGGTGGCCGTATGATTGGGAGAAAG GTAGCGGAGAGAATACTCGAAGGTAGAGAACTTGAGTTCTACAAATGGGACGGCGAGCTTTCCCAGTTGCTGCAGAACGTGAGGGAAAAGCTGAACAAAGTTGCCCAGGAGTGGACgagagaagaaaagaatcatTGTCTGGAAGAGACTGATAAATCTTTCAAGTATTCTGGTGAGATACTTCGTCTCATATTGTCCTGA